In Merismopedia glauca CCAP 1448/3, the genomic window GGCAGAAATCAAGGGTTTTACTCTTCCACAATGTCTGAATCGCCTGACGGGTGACAATAATAGTTGAAATGTAGGCTGGGTGTAGGGTGTAGGGTGTAGGGTGTGGGGTGTAGGGAAGAAAATACCGATCGATTCCCTTTTTCTGCATCGCTACATAGCTGGATCGACTCATCTGTCGTTGCTAACTAACTTTTGGTGCATTATTGGGACTTCATCTGCAAAAGTCTCGCACTTGGCAAACTTTAATGCTCCATAAGTAGATCCCCACATTTGCTCGTGAGTCTCAACATTCATCCCCTTATCAAGACTAACCCAAGTATTTTCCGTAATTTCTACATCACTAATCAAGTAAGTCTGACAACCCTCACGCTCAATCAAGCACAAATTTCCAGGTTCTACACCACCAATAAATCTATCACCCTCTCTTCTAAAGATCATCGAGCAGTTATAGCGTCTTTCTAAACACTCTGGAGTTATGGTTTTGAGAATATCTAAGTGGCGAGCAGCACCAGCGTACAGATAGGCATTTTGGAGGCTATAATTCTCGATGTAAATATCATCTTGGCGCTCAACTAAGCGATGTACCCCTTGCCGATAAGGATTCCATAAATCATAGTCATAAACTTGCTCAGAATAGAAACCAATACCAGAAAAAAATTCAAATGGTAAAGGTCGAAATAAGACATGAATATGAGCAAAAAGCCGAGGTTGCTCGGATGATTGTTGATAATTACTAAAATCCCCAGCCATCCAGCGCGCCAAAGTTACTAAGTTACTAGATTTTACTTCAGAGTTCATTTTTCGATCGCCTGACGGATTTCTGAAGAAAATGAAGCAGTTACGACACCAGTACCAGCGCTAGTTTTAATCAACGAAACTCGACACCGGACATTAGGATTAACAAACCAGATTTTTTCTTCCGCCGCCGCTCGGTCATATTCAGTGACTAAGACAAACGTATCATCTTCTGTAATGTGATAATTACCAGCCGCAGCCATAGTTTCTGCATAACCGCGATCGCGCAGCAGTTTTCCTCGCTTAAGATTAGTAGCATCGGGGATGGGAACTAAAATACAAGTCCCTTCCATGACTTCTTTTTCATCCCAATCCGTCGTACCAGACCAACTCATCCGAAAGGGAGAAACTGCTGTTTTAGGATCGATATCGTAAGATTTACACAGTTCCACCACCTCTAGATCGTCTAAGGAGAGACTTAGTATCTCTATTTCCGATTCTATCGCTTCAAAATGACTGAAAGCCAAATGGTGGGCGCTGCGTTGCGATCGCCAATTCCCCACCGAACGCTCGACAAATTCCGTAATTTCCATAAAGCGCCATATACATATTTTCTATAGGGAATTATAAAATTTAGTTAAGTTAATTGGTTAGATTTATTGAGACTTAAGCTGGCAATCGATAAACTCCTATTGACAGTGGTTAAAATAGCCACCACTGACCCATAAATGTTTACCCACTACCAGCTAATTAATCGCCTGAAAGGCGATCGGTCGATTAACTACACGGGAGTAATACTGGCTATCGTGCCGCCTTGCTGGTGAATCCGTTGATATTCTTGGGAAAGCTTATCGAATGGCACTAGATACACTT contains:
- a CDS encoding chromophore lyase CpcT/CpeT, giving the protein MNSEVKSSNLVTLARWMAGDFSNYQQSSEQPRLFAHIHVLFRPLPFEFFSGIGFYSEQVYDYDLWNPYRQGVHRLVERQDDIYIENYSLQNAYLYAGAARHLDILKTITPECLERRYNCSMIFRREGDRFIGGVEPGNLCLIEREGCQTYLISDVEITENTWVSLDKGMNVETHEQMWGSTYGALKFAKCETFADEVPIMHQKLVSNDR
- a CDS encoding phycobiliprotein lyase, which encodes MEITEFVERSVGNWRSQRSAHHLAFSHFEAIESEIEILSLSLDDLEVVELCKSYDIDPKTAVSPFRMSWSGTTDWDEKEVMEGTCILVPIPDATNLKRGKLLRDRGYAETMAAAGNYHITEDDTFVLVTEYDRAAAEEKIWFVNPNVRCRVSLIKTSAGTGVVTASFSSEIRQAIEK